The following are encoded in a window of Pseudoalteromonas sp. MM1 genomic DNA:
- a CDS encoding PepSY domain-containing protein produces MKSITLKKLFLLHSWVGVVTAVLLFVVAFTGALAVLARPELKIWANQSLQQTQQIPNSEITKLVNTYHAQVPEEFGENIHVFMPTGHNFHLLTLVFESHHGDENYQQEVLRAFEFDPASLALVNTYYGPSKQYYANRKTDAASYIGEFHADLHLGRPIGLILTGFLGLTLLVSTVTGLFIHRKLIKELFTFRWLKGFDITISDGHKVMGIWGSIFNIVIGFSGAFLGLATVILLPAAAFVSFGGDQDKLIETFTAIPEPIISHVNQPTSITAILSDAQQRYPHAVILDATVMAHNDANAQVYLRLLGGEAVASQLVHYNGQGEYITSMSSFGDIAGVSIKIIEILFPLHFGNFAGLFVKLLWVMLGLACALMPLSGMMMWLAKRTRGSTPTLSADAYARWNRFIIGSCGGLVLACCVLFPVQVLLNYAVAGTEHNAYFGPVFFYSWLVWMVIAALWKNYKNYFRATLLLCALFLMSVLPLNSVLGVNNVFNANSTLVVFTDVSFLIVGLAFLWGYLKTSSEAMPLTEVKAA; encoded by the coding sequence ATGAAATCAATTACTTTAAAAAAGCTATTTTTATTACATAGTTGGGTGGGCGTAGTTACTGCTGTTTTATTATTTGTTGTGGCTTTTACTGGCGCGTTAGCAGTGCTTGCAAGGCCCGAACTTAAAATTTGGGCTAACCAATCGCTGCAACAAACCCAGCAAATCCCCAATAGTGAAATAACCAAATTAGTTAATACATACCACGCGCAAGTACCTGAAGAATTTGGTGAAAATATTCACGTGTTTATGCCAACAGGACATAATTTTCATTTACTGACTTTAGTATTTGAATCGCACCATGGTGATGAGAATTACCAGCAAGAAGTACTTCGGGCATTCGAATTTGACCCAGCAAGCTTAGCGTTGGTAAATACCTACTATGGCCCTAGTAAGCAATATTATGCCAATAGAAAAACAGATGCAGCCAGCTACATTGGTGAGTTCCACGCCGACTTACACTTAGGGCGACCTATAGGGCTTATTTTAACTGGGTTTTTAGGTTTAACATTATTAGTAAGTACGGTAACTGGCTTATTTATACATCGTAAATTAATTAAAGAGCTATTTACCTTTAGATGGCTTAAAGGCTTTGATATAACCATAAGTGACGGCCACAAAGTAATGGGCATTTGGGGCAGTATTTTTAATATTGTTATTGGTTTTAGTGGCGCATTTTTAGGGCTTGCAACCGTAATTTTGCTACCTGCAGCTGCTTTTGTAAGCTTTGGTGGCGACCAAGATAAGTTGATAGAAACTTTTACAGCTATTCCTGAGCCAATAATTAGTCATGTAAATCAACCTACTAGCATAACCGCTATTTTAAGTGATGCGCAGCAACGCTACCCACATGCTGTTATTTTAGATGCCACGGTAATGGCACATAACGATGCAAACGCACAAGTGTATTTACGCCTTTTAGGAGGCGAAGCTGTGGCTTCTCAGTTAGTGCATTACAATGGTCAAGGGGAGTACATCACCTCAATGAGTAGCTTTGGCGATATAGCAGGGGTATCAATTAAAATTATTGAAATACTCTTCCCGCTCCACTTTGGTAATTTTGCCGGTCTATTTGTGAAGTTACTTTGGGTAATGCTTGGCTTAGCATGTGCCTTAATGCCACTCTCTGGCATGATGATGTGGTTAGCAAAGCGTACCAGAGGCAGTACACCAACGCTTAGCGCTGATGCGTATGCAAGGTGGAACCGTTTTATTATAGGCAGTTGTGGTGGTTTAGTGTTGGCTTGTTGTGTGTTATTCCCTGTGCAAGTACTTTTAAACTATGCCGTGGCGGGTACTGAGCACAACGCTTACTTTGGGCCGGTATTTTTTTACTCTTGGTTAGTATGGATGGTGATTGCAGCACTTTGGAAAAATTATAAAAACTACTTTAGAGCAACCTTGTTGCTTTGCGCCTTGTTTTTAATGAGTGTTTTACCACTTAATAGTGTGTTGGGCGTAAATAACGTTTTTAATGCGAACAGCACTCTGGTGGTCTTTACAGATGTTAGCTTTTTAATTGTTGGGCTGGCGTTTTTATGGGGATACTTAAAAACAAGCTCTGAAGCTATGCCACTTACAGAGGTAAAAGCAGCATGA
- a CDS encoding patatin family protein — MINNNNKHSLVVEGGAMRGIFAAGVLDEFLAQRYQPFTNYFGVSAGATNIAAYLCQQPKRNYHVITDFSCRPEFINLARFIKGGHLFDLDWLWQATIKEIPLNTEAFAKADHEFYIVSTAISSGQPHYLKASSDAMVEQLKASCAIPIAYRNYPIINEIAMTDGGVADSIPVIKAYEMGAQEITVVLSQPLGYRKKPSKSQWLTKKLYRDYPALIKSAINRAHVYNTSIDFINNPPQDCKVNIIAPPSQFRVGRTTKNVKRLNDGYKMGIDTAKAFLS; from the coding sequence ATGATTAATAATAACAATAAACATTCTTTAGTGGTTGAGGGAGGCGCAATGCGCGGTATTTTTGCCGCCGGCGTATTGGATGAGTTTTTAGCGCAGCGTTATCAACCTTTTACTAATTACTTTGGGGTTTCTGCTGGCGCTACCAATATAGCCGCTTATTTATGCCAACAACCTAAACGAAATTACCATGTTATTACCGATTTTTCGTGTCGGCCTGAATTTATTAATTTAGCGCGCTTTATTAAAGGCGGTCACTTGTTTGATTTAGATTGGCTGTGGCAAGCAACCATTAAAGAGATCCCCCTCAATACAGAAGCCTTTGCGAAGGCAGATCACGAATTTTATATCGTTTCTACCGCTATCAGCTCAGGGCAGCCCCACTACCTTAAAGCAAGTAGTGATGCGATGGTAGAGCAACTTAAAGCATCGTGTGCGATTCCAATTGCATATCGTAACTACCCTATAATTAATGAAATTGCGATGACCGATGGCGGCGTAGCAGACTCTATTCCCGTAATTAAAGCTTACGAAATGGGCGCTCAAGAAATAACCGTTGTTCTTTCTCAGCCTCTAGGCTATAGAAAAAAGCCAAGTAAATCGCAGTGGTTAACTAAAAAACTATATAGAGACTACCCCGCTTTAATAAAAAGTGCGATTAACAGAGCGCATGTTTACAACACCAGCATAGATTTTATTAATAACCCGCCACAAGATTGCAAAGTCAATATAATCGCTCCACCGTCTCAATTTAGAGTGGGTCGTACAACCAAAAACGTTAAACGGCTTAACGATGGATATAAAATGGGAATCGATACAGCCAAAGCCTTTTTAAGCTAA
- a CDS encoding SMP-30/gluconolactonase/LRE family protein, translating to MTDSSVTVFSNLQNKLGESPLWHPLLETLFWVDIEKNLLLSKCVTKPDSLTQVEMHDTVSALAWLDKAHLIIGTSTGIYKYHIASGVRQTLTLLENTQPTRRANDGRADPWGGFWLSTMDKNARTGEGKIYRFYQNSLNCVVQGLTIPNGLCFDKARSRAYYCDSKASCIFTLNINPQSGEPILPAQVFYQFNNTQVDPDGCVIDALGNLWLAVWDMGCVMCLSPDGEVLNTLPLAATKPTSVAFGGNKAQWLFVTSANDINAKNNPSLQGNVFKITGIKNGQLEPPVTL from the coding sequence ATGACTGACTCAAGTGTGACCGTATTTAGTAACCTGCAAAATAAGTTAGGCGAAAGCCCGCTTTGGCACCCTTTGCTTGAAACGCTATTTTGGGTAGATATAGAAAAAAACCTACTGCTGAGTAAGTGTGTAACAAAGCCTGACTCACTAACACAAGTTGAAATGCATGATACGGTTTCAGCTTTAGCGTGGCTTGATAAAGCCCACCTTATTATTGGCACAAGTACGGGGATTTATAAATACCATATAGCTTCTGGGGTGCGCCAAACGCTTACATTGTTAGAAAACACCCAGCCCACACGACGCGCTAACGATGGCCGAGCCGATCCTTGGGGTGGGTTTTGGCTAAGCACTATGGATAAAAACGCCCGCACAGGCGAGGGGAAAATTTACCGTTTTTATCAAAATTCGCTTAATTGCGTGGTGCAAGGTTTAACCATTCCCAACGGGTTATGTTTTGATAAAGCACGCTCACGTGCTTATTACTGCGACTCTAAAGCCAGCTGTATTTTTACTTTAAATATAAACCCACAAAGTGGCGAGCCTATATTGCCCGCCCAAGTTTTTTATCAATTTAACAATACCCAAGTTGACCCTGATGGTTGTGTGATTGATGCTCTTGGCAACTTATGGCTTGCGGTATGGGATATGGGCTGCGTTATGTGTTTATCGCCAGACGGGGAGGTTTTAAATACACTGCCGCTTGCTGCAACAAAACCTACAAGTGTTGCCTTTGGTGGCAATAAAGCACAGTGGCTATTTGTAACCTCTGCCAATGACATTAATGCAAAAAATAACCCGTCATTGCAAGGTAATGTGTTTAAAATAACAGGCATAAAAAACGGGCAGCTAGAGCCGCCCGTTACTTTATAA
- a CDS encoding diguanylate cyclase domain-containing protein — protein sequence MGSKPTEDVWSTVKLIPFAVLLCDTKKQTFQANSHAQSMFDLPSQTTLKNSDFKHLTLSSPESKKQFTIEQLFEKYLVINTNCHVCVQKQTKGLLLNAKLAQLNSHLYIATFEVIEHNEDAQYNFDKIISKISTDLIDIQINDIDTHIEFALKAIGTVCHADRSYLFKFSDDGQLMRNTHEWVNQGIQPFKDQLQHVPKTSLPYFTNLMDTTHLFRVNDVAGLPAKATKEKQELKREGIQSVLCIGLRYDKDLVGFIGCDCVKQKREWTDLDLIRLKLVGEIITNAFKNLNYKQELQHIQQQLITANHKLNQLVNTDSLTTIANRRCFDKALESEIKRCARAKQPVSLIMCDIDFFKNYNDSYGHQKGDEALVKVAAALKSQCRREGDLTARYGGEEFAVILPATNEQDCLQFTHLIQQAIKAAGIKHNNSTVSEYLTLSIGFYSAMPYKNSTPQCFISKADQALYTAKETGRNKVCQFK from the coding sequence GTGGGCTCAAAACCAACCGAAGATGTATGGAGTACTGTAAAACTTATTCCGTTTGCCGTGTTACTTTGTGATACAAAAAAACAGACCTTTCAAGCAAACTCTCACGCGCAAAGTATGTTTGATTTACCCTCACAGACAACCTTAAAAAATTCAGATTTTAAGCACCTCACGCTAAGTAGTCCAGAAAGTAAAAAGCAATTTACTATTGAGCAATTGTTTGAAAAATACTTAGTTATAAATACTAACTGCCACGTATGTGTACAAAAACAAACTAAGGGCCTATTACTAAACGCCAAACTCGCTCAATTAAACAGCCATTTATACATTGCTACGTTTGAGGTAATTGAACACAACGAAGATGCGCAATATAACTTTGATAAAATTATTTCAAAAATTTCTACCGACTTAATAGATATTCAAATTAACGATATTGACACACATATAGAGTTTGCGCTTAAAGCCATTGGCACCGTATGCCATGCCGATAGAAGCTACTTATTTAAATTTTCTGATGATGGTCAGTTAATGCGAAATACTCATGAATGGGTTAATCAAGGCATTCAACCATTTAAAGATCAGCTACAGCATGTCCCAAAAACTTCACTCCCCTACTTTACTAACTTAATGGATACCACACACTTATTTAGAGTAAATGATGTTGCCGGCCTTCCAGCAAAGGCGACTAAAGAAAAACAAGAACTAAAGCGTGAAGGTATTCAATCGGTGTTATGTATTGGCCTTCGCTACGATAAAGATCTAGTAGGCTTTATAGGTTGTGACTGTGTAAAACAAAAACGTGAGTGGACAGACTTAGACTTAATTAGGTTAAAGCTAGTTGGTGAAATAATCACGAATGCGTTTAAAAACTTGAACTACAAACAAGAGCTTCAGCATATTCAACAGCAACTAATTACCGCGAATCACAAACTCAACCAACTTGTAAATACCGACAGCCTCACCACAATTGCAAACAGGCGTTGTTTTGACAAAGCCCTAGAGAGCGAAATTAAACGCTGCGCACGAGCTAAGCAACCCGTTAGCTTAATTATGTGCGATATAGATTTTTTTAAAAATTACAACGACAGTTACGGCCATCAGAAAGGCGACGAAGCCTTGGTTAAAGTGGCAGCTGCGCTTAAGTCGCAATGCCGACGCGAGGGCGATTTAACCGCGCGCTATGGCGGTGAAGAATTTGCCGTAATTTTACCGGCAACTAATGAGCAAGACTGCCTGCAATTTACCCACTTAATTCAACAAGCAATTAAAGCGGCTGGCATAAAACACAACAATTCTACCGTAAGTGAGTACTTAACGTTAAGTATCGGTTTTTATTCTGCCATGCCGTATAAAAATAGCACACCGCAGTGCTTTATAAGTAAAGCCGATCAAGCACTCTATACCGCAAAAGAAACAGGCCGAAATAAGGTGTGCCAATTTAAGTAA
- a CDS encoding cation diffusion facilitator family transporter yields the protein MTEITTHQASRRRLLIALAITCSFMVIQVVGAYYANSLAVLADAGHLFVHNSSLFIALIASSLAIHFAKTYNDGYQRAELIGGLVNGLLYLAISSVILYEGVERISHHNEGHDLAINSFLMSSIASVGFLFHGAAAWVLYKGRKASINVYAVFLHSFFDIISTISTFIAGVLIYYTGWSIIDILSSMLIASFVLFTGGKVITSCIKGLFFNNAKLPKVKDIEQSITDLEHVHNVHNVTVSRKDNDIIVGAHVVLKQHCTIEKHDEACRLKIEKLLAARFNVKTSVLQIESHECQHIHS from the coding sequence ATGACAGAAATCACTACACACCAGGCGTCTCGTCGTCGGTTACTTATCGCATTAGCGATAACATGTTCATTTATGGTCATTCAGGTAGTAGGCGCTTATTATGCTAACTCGCTGGCTGTACTTGCTGATGCAGGGCATTTATTTGTGCATAATAGCTCGCTATTTATTGCACTTATTGCTTCAAGCTTAGCCATTCATTTTGCTAAAACTTATAACGATGGTTACCAACGGGCTGAGCTAATTGGTGGTTTAGTGAATGGTTTGCTGTATTTGGCGATAAGCTCCGTTATTTTGTATGAAGGTGTAGAGAGGATTTCCCATCATAACGAGGGGCATGATTTAGCTATAAACAGCTTTTTAATGTCGAGCATTGCCTCTGTGGGGTTTTTATTTCATGGTGCTGCAGCGTGGGTGCTTTATAAAGGACGTAAAGCAAGCATTAATGTGTATGCTGTATTTTTGCATTCGTTTTTTGACATTATATCGACTATTTCTACGTTTATAGCCGGTGTACTTATTTATTATACGGGCTGGAGCATTATCGATATTTTATCGAGCATGCTGATTGCCTCGTTTGTGTTATTTACCGGCGGAAAAGTGATCACTAGCTGTATTAAAGGTCTGTTTTTTAATAACGCGAAGTTACCTAAAGTGAAAGACATTGAGCAGTCGATTACCGATTTAGAGCATGTGCATAACGTACATAATGTAACCGTGTCGCGCAAAGACAACGATATTATTGTCGGTGCTCACGTGGTGTTAAAGCAGCATTGTACAATTGAAAAGCACGATGAAGCCTGCCGTTTAAAAATAGAAAAGCTCCTCGCTGCGCGTTTTAATGTTAAAACCAGCGTACTACAAATAGAAAGCCACGAATGCCAGCATATTCATAGCTAA
- a CDS encoding EAL domain-containing protein: MSILFFLFTTVCFLCITSVSATTNYAQQLQRISTDEGLSQNYVTKILQDDLGYIWIATAQGLNRFDGYTVTPFDGGFTLNENFITTLFKTNEGNIIVSTELAGAYLINPKTLTTRNIFSGNLAGKTTSHGSIEAVEQHQDTFYLAILNNVYSLNSKTNSLTLEFTMQSEENMVRALKYHKNTLFIGTQTGLFSYNLKTESLTPLRLHTPDKQTADNNNVKFLSVDPTLGLLIGTVEGMYALNLNDSAKVNVAQNTTSIIADYNIWDYSNTPYGEFIATEHGLFEFNREEGATELILSFDQSKFNITENTINDLMVDPTGVFWLASRTQGVLTWSINTRRFNKTTLPENNFINSIYQDDDSTIWYGTDNGLAHVNAKNKTTYYLTSQDPKAVYGEYAIFAINKAYLGPTSRYLWLTGYYSLILFDKETGTAVAKKDLNNAMPKETAIYGLSEVAPDTFAFYNDHSFYVYNGKTGLTREINGLKQHVDPLEAYTFHRPFDDYPNEFVLSTTTHFYRFNEQTNTLTTIYKTSKKDSQNYHTVENWLTDKNNILWLATTSEGLVGIDAQSFEKKYHFNVSNTLKTQSIYSLISDDYGYLWFSSKNGLYRLNTNTLKLKVFTVKDGLSVNLFSPLGAITLKNNNIMFGSSYGAVSFNPAEFLEQTTQTTTSITDITLMSRDLNYQPNQFATNVLHLSHEDMGLEVSFTNFDFQNNAETRYKITLQGPTSLEYDDLKTNKIFFTKLPPGNYQLKASAVNFNSATDSKPAILNFKVAFAPWKSPYAYAAYIIITIAVLCLLFWQYRSRQLAIANAQKATIHSQKQTELALSNNKSGIWDYHYSDDSVNTNRGSELGYTNLPSRIPLKHYLTLIHPEDKPRVISHWLNFTKQKKHEHWQATYRLKHKLGHWLWYQDLGQIIYDEQTNKPVSVSGIYTNITEQRANEQQANILGEAFGQINDWLLILDNNLVPVSANNSFIKTFSQNHTHPLSLKVFVNAIGKAQCKRYASTLKSLAAKQNWRTDAVIKTSINQHHPIHISATAIAKDTHSISYYVIVISDLTEQKKAEDELRYLANFDPLTQLPNRSLMHQKISKSIKKAHNELTQSALLFIDLDKFKPVNDTFGHAVGDQLLCNITQRVSAMLPSNATLGRQSGDEFLVLIDNLEDIGALNNIVKSISSELANKVIIEDFSINISASIGVALYPFDASSTDLLIRNADVAMMHAKQAGRNGFKFFNDSMNEQIKQKLILENDLKDAAKDNLLFNHYQPIIDTHAQTINGVELLMRWENNGQFVSPALFIPIAEETGLIEALTEQALERALTELAPTLASNPLFYISLNLSPKHILRTNIATRLTNILTQHQMSPVQLRLEITENILLEDKHKAAKQLQKLKAAGFKLLLDDFGTGYSSLTYLSQFPIDVIKIDQSFVNSIGVDKSDESIIKTIYTLAQNLELYCIAEGVETKQQKTFLEGLGCHVLQGYYFAKPMRAAQLQNPKTHEHIHSLIKS, encoded by the coding sequence TTGAGTATTTTGTTTTTTCTCTTCACCACTGTATGTTTTCTTTGTATTACTAGCGTATCGGCCACCACAAATTATGCTCAACAACTACAACGAATATCTACCGATGAAGGTTTATCTCAAAACTATGTAACTAAAATTTTGCAAGATGATTTAGGTTACATTTGGATAGCCACAGCGCAAGGGCTAAATCGATTTGATGGTTACACTGTGACCCCATTTGATGGCGGGTTTACCCTAAACGAAAACTTCATTACTACGCTATTTAAAACAAATGAAGGCAATATTATTGTCTCTACTGAGCTTGCCGGTGCTTATTTAATTAACCCTAAAACGTTAACTACACGCAATATATTTTCAGGCAACCTTGCTGGAAAAACAACCAGCCACGGCTCAATAGAAGCAGTTGAGCAACACCAAGATACCTTTTATCTTGCTATTTTAAACAACGTGTACTCACTTAACTCAAAAACAAACTCACTTACTTTAGAGTTTACTATGCAGAGTGAAGAGAACATGGTTCGCGCGTTAAAATATCACAAAAATACGCTTTTTATAGGCACACAGACGGGGTTATTTAGTTACAACCTAAAAACAGAATCATTAACGCCCCTTCGTTTACATACCCCCGATAAACAAACAGCTGATAACAATAATGTTAAGTTTTTATCTGTAGATCCCACACTAGGGTTATTAATAGGCACCGTTGAGGGCATGTACGCGTTAAATTTAAATGACTCAGCAAAGGTCAATGTAGCTCAAAACACTACAAGCATAATTGCTGATTACAATATTTGGGATTACAGTAATACACCGTATGGTGAATTTATCGCCACGGAGCATGGTTTGTTCGAGTTTAACCGAGAAGAAGGCGCTACAGAGTTAATTCTTAGCTTTGATCAAAGTAAATTCAATATTACCGAAAACACTATTAACGATTTAATGGTTGATCCGACTGGCGTGTTCTGGCTAGCGTCACGCACTCAAGGTGTGCTCACATGGTCTATAAATACGCGGCGCTTTAACAAAACCACCCTACCCGAAAACAATTTTATAAATAGTATTTACCAAGACGATGACTCAACTATATGGTACGGCACCGATAATGGTCTTGCCCATGTAAATGCTAAAAATAAAACAACCTACTACTTAACTTCGCAAGACCCAAAAGCGGTTTATGGTGAATACGCTATTTTTGCAATTAATAAAGCGTATTTAGGCCCAACGTCGCGGTATTTATGGCTAACGGGGTACTACAGTTTAATTTTATTTGACAAAGAAACAGGCACCGCTGTTGCAAAAAAAGATTTAAATAACGCAATGCCTAAAGAAACTGCTATTTATGGTTTATCAGAAGTAGCCCCCGACACATTCGCTTTTTATAATGATCATAGTTTTTATGTATACAATGGTAAAACAGGCTTAACGCGCGAAATAAACGGATTAAAACAACACGTTGACCCACTAGAAGCCTATACTTTCCATCGCCCCTTTGATGATTACCCAAATGAGTTTGTATTAAGTACAACTACCCACTTTTACCGTTTTAATGAGCAAACAAACACCCTTACCACTATTTACAAAACCAGTAAAAAAGACAGCCAAAATTACCACACAGTAGAAAACTGGTTAACGGATAAAAACAACATTTTATGGCTCGCCACAACCAGTGAAGGCCTAGTGGGTATAGATGCGCAAAGCTTTGAAAAAAAGTACCATTTTAACGTAAGTAATACCTTAAAAACACAGTCTATTTATTCACTTATTAGCGATGACTATGGCTATTTATGGTTTAGCAGTAAAAATGGTTTGTACCGCTTAAATACGAATACATTAAAGTTGAAGGTTTTTACGGTTAAAGATGGTTTATCGGTTAATTTATTTAGCCCTTTAGGGGCTATTACACTTAAAAATAACAATATTATGTTTGGCAGTAGTTATGGCGCTGTTTCGTTTAACCCGGCTGAGTTTTTGGAGCAAACTACACAAACCACAACATCAATAACCGATATTACTTTAATGTCGCGCGATTTAAACTATCAGCCAAACCAGTTTGCCACCAACGTACTGCATCTATCGCATGAAGATATGGGGTTAGAGGTCAGTTTTACGAATTTTGATTTTCAAAATAACGCAGAAACGCGTTATAAAATAACGCTGCAAGGGCCTACCTCACTAGAATATGATGATTTAAAAACAAACAAAATATTTTTTACAAAGCTCCCGCCTGGTAATTATCAATTAAAAGCCAGTGCGGTTAATTTTAATAGTGCAACTGATTCAAAGCCGGCAATTTTAAACTTTAAAGTAGCCTTTGCGCCTTGGAAATCTCCTTATGCGTATGCGGCTTATATTATAATTACCATAGCAGTGCTGTGTTTACTGTTTTGGCAGTACAGAAGCAGACAGCTAGCAATAGCTAACGCGCAAAAAGCGACAATACACTCGCAAAAACAAACCGAGCTTGCGCTCAGTAACAATAAAAGTGGCATCTGGGATTACCATTACAGCGACGATTCGGTAAATACAAACCGGGGGAGTGAACTAGGGTATACTAATTTGCCAAGCCGTATTCCGTTAAAACATTATTTAACTTTAATTCACCCTGAAGACAAACCGCGGGTTATTTCGCATTGGTTAAATTTTACCAAACAAAAAAAGCATGAGCACTGGCAAGCAACTTACAGGTTAAAGCATAAGCTGGGCCATTGGTTGTGGTATCAAGATTTAGGGCAAATTATTTATGACGAACAAACAAATAAACCGGTGTCTGTATCTGGTATATATACCAACATAACTGAACAGCGGGCAAACGAGCAACAAGCCAATATTTTAGGTGAAGCGTTTGGGCAAATAAACGACTGGCTACTTATTTTGGATAATAACTTAGTGCCTGTTTCTGCCAATAACAGTTTTATAAAAACCTTTTCGCAAAATCACACGCACCCGCTTAGCTTAAAAGTGTTTGTTAATGCGATAGGTAAAGCGCAATGTAAACGCTACGCTAGCACATTAAAAAGCTTAGCAGCAAAGCAAAATTGGCGCACTGATGCGGTTATCAAAACATCGATTAACCAGCACCATCCCATTCACATAAGCGCCACAGCAATTGCCAAAGACACACATAGCATAAGTTATTATGTGATTGTTATTTCTGATTTAACAGAGCAAAAAAAAGCGGAAGACGAGCTGCGCTATTTAGCTAATTTCGATCCCCTTACACAATTGCCTAACCGTAGTTTAATGCATCAAAAAATTAGTAAATCGATTAAAAAAGCGCACAATGAGCTAACTCAAAGTGCTTTACTATTTATTGATTTAGACAAATTTAAACCGGTAAACGACACATTTGGTCACGCAGTGGGAGATCAACTACTGTGTAATATTACCCAAAGAGTAAGCGCTATGTTGCCAAGCAATGCCACCCTTGGCCGCCAAAGCGGTGACGAATTTTTAGTGCTTATTGATAACCTAGAAGACATTGGTGCACTTAATAACATAGTTAAAAGTATCAGCTCAGAACTTGCCAATAAGGTCATTATCGAAGATTTTTCTATTAATATATCAGCCAGTATTGGCGTGGCTTTATACCCATTTGATGCCAGCTCGACCGATTTACTGATCAGAAATGCTGATGTAGCCATGATGCATGCAAAGCAAGCAGGCCGAAACGGGTTTAAGTTTTTTAACGATTCGATGAACGAGCAAATAAAACAAAAACTAATCCTCGAAAACGATTTAAAAGATGCCGCAAAAGATAATTTATTATTTAATCACTACCAACCCATAATCGACACGCACGCACAAACAATAAACGGGGTTGAGTTACTTATGCGCTGGGAAAATAACGGCCAATTTGTCTCGCCGGCATTATTTATCCCTATTGCTGAAGAAACAGGCCTTATAGAAGCGTTAACTGAGCAGGCTTTAGAGCGTGCGCTAACAGAGCTTGCACCTACATTAGCTAGCAACCCGTTATTTTATATTTCACTTAACTTGTCGCCTAAGCACATTTTAAGGACAAATATAGCAACTAGGCTGACCAATATTTTAACACAGCATCAAATGAGCCCTGTGCAACTGCGCCTAGAAATAACAGAAAACATATTACTAGAAGATAAGCATAAAGCCGCAAAACAACTACAAAAGCTAAAGGCTGCTGGTTTTAAACTGTTATTAGATGACTTTGGCACTGGCTACTCATCACTCACTTATTTGAGCCAATTTCCTATTGATGTAATTAAAATAGATCAAAGTTTTGTTAACAGCATTGGGGTTGATAAAAGTGATGAGTCGATAATCAAAACCATTTACACGTTAGCCCAAAACCTTGAGCTTTATTGCATCGCCGAAGGCGTAGAAACTAAGCAACAAAAAACCTTTTTAGAGGGATTAGGCTGCCATGTTTTACAAGGTTATTATTTTGCAAAACCGATGCGGGCGGCGCAATTACAAAACCCCAAAACACATGAGCATATTCATAGTTTAATAAAAAGTTAG
- a CDS encoding isochorismatase family protein, with the protein MVTHNNLTVNNSVLLVIDIQDKLSPAISEFSELLEWAIKIAKVSGIFKIPNIVTEQYPQGLGSTNSLLKNALLNAQTIEKTHFSACNEAMFNAVTKQLARIQIVVIGTEAHVCVLQTCLDLITQGFEVHVAADAVGSRNAMHKSLALKQLQQAGAIITSVESIIFQWTKNAALPEFKAVLSIIK; encoded by the coding sequence ATGGTTACTCACAATAATTTAACTGTAAATAACAGCGTATTATTAGTGATCGATATTCAAGATAAGCTTTCTCCCGCTATAAGCGAATTTTCTGAATTACTAGAGTGGGCAATAAAAATTGCCAAAGTAAGTGGTATTTTTAAAATTCCTAATATAGTTACTGAACAATACCCTCAAGGGCTTGGCAGTACAAACAGCCTATTAAAAAATGCACTTTTAAATGCACAGACTATTGAAAAAACACATTTTAGTGCATGCAATGAGGCGATGTTTAATGCTGTCACTAAGCAGCTTGCACGTATACAAATTGTAGTAATAGGCACAGAAGCACATGTATGTGTTTTACAAACATGTTTAGACTTAATAACGCAAGGGTTTGAGGTACACGTAGCAGCAGATGCGGTGGGCTCACGAAATGCGATGCATAAATCGCTAGCTTTAAAGCAGTTACAACAGGCAGGGGCAATAATTACAAGCGTAGAAAGTATTATTTTTCAGTGGACAAAAAATGCAGCATTGCCAGAATTTAAAGCCGTTTTATCAATAATTAAATAA